In Primulina huaijiensis isolate GDHJ02 chromosome 16, ASM1229523v2, whole genome shotgun sequence, a single genomic region encodes these proteins:
- the LOC140961662 gene encoding probable enoyl-CoA hydratase 1, peroxisomal: MNGLRRFGIFPSWGLSQKLSRIIGPNRAREVSMTAMPVTAEQAERWGLVNHVVEESEVLKKAREIAESMIKNNQDLVLRYKAVINDGFRMDLGHALALEKVTSVSAVSLCCYNFL; encoded by the coding sequence ATGAATGGGTTACGCAGGTTTGGAATATTTCCTTCTTGGGGTCTGTCTCAGAAGCTTTCTCGCATAATAGGGCCGAATCGAGCTCGCGAAGTGTCTATGACGGCGATGCCTGTGACTGCTGAGCAAGCTGAAAGATGGGGTTTGGTTAATCATGTAgttgaagaaagtgaagtaCTGAAGAAAGCTCGAGAAATTGCGGAATCCATGATCAAGAATAATCAAGACTTGGTGCTGAGGTATAAAGCAGTTATAAATGACGGATTCAGAATGGATCTGGGTCATGCCCTTGCGCTGGAGAAGGTAACAAGTGTTTCTGCAGTTTCCCTTTGCTGCTATAATTTCCTTTGA
- the LOC140961663 gene encoding uncharacterized protein — MINTIADGVQGPSRRQIGGVFLEEEFSGLHKQKKDSRFILSLLNNVIDDIGEENVVHVVTDSESANKAAGQKLMIERPHMFWSLCAAHCIDLMLEDIGKMTKVKRCIDKAKQITSFIYNSDKIVNLMKIYTNDRELLRPGITRFATEFISLESLFRYCQDLKRLCTSVEWHEYNNTSKRRKDVEKITAIILDTKFWKSARDICTAMEPLVKVLKLVDQDNKPTLSIIYEAMDRAKLSIKESVKDWQLYWDVIDERWYNQLHQHLHAAAYFLNPMLQYSGTCVYTDEVRRGLKTVIKRLEPDLNTQAAMINEIKLFTEQIGEFGSPLAKMALNGGMSMVKKLPT, encoded by the exons ATGATTAATACCATCGCAGATGGAGTACAAGGTCCTTCGAGACGTCAAATAGGTGGTGTTTTCCTGGAAGAGGAG TTCAGTGGATtgcacaaacaaaagaaagacaGTCGATTTATATTATCTCTTTTGAATAATGTTATTGACGATATTGGAGAAGAAAATGTTGTACATGTGGTTACAGATAGTGAAAGTGCAAACAAAGCTGCTGGACAAAAATTGATGATTGAAAGACCTCACATGTTTTGGTCACTTTGTGCTGCACACTGCATTGATCTTATGCTTGAAGATATTGGTAAGATGACAAAGGTAAAAAGGTGCATTGATAAAGCAAAGCAAATAACAAGTTTTATATACAATAGTGACAAAATCGTGAACTTAATGAAAATCTACACAAATGATCGTGAATTGTTGAGACCTGGAATCACTCGCTTTGCTACTGAATTTATTTCTTTAGAAAGTCTCTTCCGGTATTGTCAAGATTTGAAGAGATTGTGCACTTCAGTTGAGTGGCATGAGTACAACAATACAAGCAAGAGAAGAAAAGATGTCGAAAAAATTACAGCGATCATTTTGGACACAAAATTTTGGAAGTCGGCTCGTGATATATGCACAGCAATGGAACCTCTCGTCAAAGTTTTGAAGTTGGTTGATCAAGACAATAAGCCAACGCTTTCGATTATATATGAAGCAATGGATAGAGCTAAATTATCTATAAAAGAAAGTGTGAAAGACTGGCAATTGTACTGGGATGTGATTGATGAGCGTTGGTATAATCAATTACACCAACACCTACATGCTGCAG CATATTTTCTCAATCCAATGCTCCAATATTCTGGAACCTGTGTTTACACTGATGAAGTAAGACGAGGATTGAAGACAGTAATCAAAAGACTAGAGCCCGATTTAAATACACAAGCTGCAATGATTAATGAG ATTAAATTGTTTACTGAACAAATTGGAGAGTTTGGATCCCCACTTGCAAAAATGGCG CTGAATGGTGGAATGAGTATGGTGAAGAAGCTCCCCACCTAA